In a single window of the Maniola jurtina chromosome 4, ilManJurt1.1, whole genome shotgun sequence genome:
- the LOC123864602 gene encoding high affinity copper uptake protein 1-like isoform X1 produces MEPGDMDYSSHDMAHMNHGAHHHEMGINDSHNPNMDDIMNVMFNSSKDIKVIQGIDLLKSHGNHHEENKHKGHTMSMTFHGGFVETILFSWWNVTEVGEFIGSFFAIFALAVLYEGLKYYRKHLLWKTYTGLQYCAVAPPDKGVANICAPDEPQVIQTLPHTLERNVPTMMSVAHGWQTVLHGVQVLVSYMLMLVFMTYNTWLCAAVVLGSATGYFLFGWRESVVVDFTEHCH; encoded by the exons ATGGAACCAGGTGATATGGATTATTCTTCACATGACATGGCTCATATGAATCATGGGGCACATCACCATGAAATGGGCATTAATGACTCGCACAATCCCAATATGGATGATATTATGAAT GTCATGTTTAATTCAAGTAAGGACATAAAAGTTATTCAGGGAATTGATTTGTTAAAGTCTCATGGAAACCACCATGAAGAAAATAAGCATAAGGGACACACAATGTCAATGACT tTCCATGGTGGGTTTGTAGAAACAATTCTTTTCTCATGGTGGAATGTTACTGAAGTTGGAGAGTTTATTGGATCCTTCTTTGCGATATTTGCCTTGGCGGTGCTCTATGAAGG TCTGAAGTACTACAGGAAACACTTACTGTGGAAAACATATACTGGCCTTCAATATTGTGCAGTGGCGCCACCAGATAAGGGTGTTGCAAATATTTGTGCACCAGATGAACCTCAAGTCATACA AACCTTGCCACACACCCTAGAACGAAATGT gCCAACAATGATGAGTGTGGCACATGGTTGGCAGACAGTACTCCATGGTGTACAAGTGTTAGTGAGTTATATGTTAATGTTGGTGTTTATGACATACAACACGTGGCTGTGTGCTGCTGTAGTCCTAGGATCTGCAACTGGTTACTTCCTCTTTGGCTGGCGTGAATCAGTAGTTGTGGACTTTACTGAACACTGTCACTGA
- the LOC123864602 gene encoding high affinity copper uptake protein 1-like isoform X2: MEPGDMDYSSHDMAHMNHGAHHHEMGINDSHNPNMDDIMNVMFNSSKDIKVIQGIDLLKSHGNHHEENKHKGHTMSMTFHGGFVETILFSWWNVTEVGEFIGSFFAIFALAVLYEGLKYYRKHLLWKTYTGLQYCAVAPPDKGVANICAPDEPQVIQPTMMSVAHGWQTVLHGVQVLVSYMLMLVFMTYNTWLCAAVVLGSATGYFLFGWRESVVVDFTEHCH, translated from the exons ATGGAACCAGGTGATATGGATTATTCTTCACATGACATGGCTCATATGAATCATGGGGCACATCACCATGAAATGGGCATTAATGACTCGCACAATCCCAATATGGATGATATTATGAAT GTCATGTTTAATTCAAGTAAGGACATAAAAGTTATTCAGGGAATTGATTTGTTAAAGTCTCATGGAAACCACCATGAAGAAAATAAGCATAAGGGACACACAATGTCAATGACT tTCCATGGTGGGTTTGTAGAAACAATTCTTTTCTCATGGTGGAATGTTACTGAAGTTGGAGAGTTTATTGGATCCTTCTTTGCGATATTTGCCTTGGCGGTGCTCTATGAAGG TCTGAAGTACTACAGGAAACACTTACTGTGGAAAACATATACTGGCCTTCAATATTGTGCAGTGGCGCCACCAGATAAGGGTGTTGCAAATATTTGTGCACCAGATGAACCTCAAGTCATACA gCCAACAATGATGAGTGTGGCACATGGTTGGCAGACAGTACTCCATGGTGTACAAGTGTTAGTGAGTTATATGTTAATGTTGGTGTTTATGACATACAACACGTGGCTGTGTGCTGCTGTAGTCCTAGGATCTGCAACTGGTTACTTCCTCTTTGGCTGGCGTGAATCAGTAGTTGTGGACTTTACTGAACACTGTCACTGA
- the LOC123864603 gene encoding zinc finger protein 155-like, which yields MDIVLEEENPLKIEIQSSTKAAIGFKNNVGRPTKKNEILFSTPPKSIIISQLLHKEKKLKVKDDLNETNVCTHENVLAEKTVKPVKKWTCEYCSGRIFYKKSEYKKHFKTHTVYKCDYQNCSYSTKFTSNLKTHKRIHTSDYPYVCDECTFRTKFINSLKTHKRLHNRELPFACQYCEYKCNSGSNLKKHCTRKHTK from the exons atggaTATTGTGTTGGAAGAGGAGAATCctttaaaaatagaaattcaATCATCAACCAAAGCTGcaataggttttaaaaacaatgtTGGCAGGCCAACTAAGAAAAACGAGATACTGTTTAGTACCCCACCAAAATCCATCATAATATCTCAGTTATTgcacaaagaaaaaaaattaaaagtaaaagatGATCTAAATGAAACCAATGTTTGTACACATGAAAATGTTTTGGCAGAAAAAACTGTTAAGCCAGTGAAAAAATGGACATGTGAATATTGTTCAGGAAG AATATTTTACAAGAAAAGCGAatacaaaaaacattttaaaacacATACAGTGTACAAATGTGATTACCAAAATTGCTCTTATTCTACAAAGTTTACTTCAAATCTAAAAACACATAAAAGAATTCACACGTCTGATTACCCATATGTTTGTGATGAATGTACATTTAGGACAAAATTCATAAATTCATTAAAGACGCACAAAAGACTGCATAATAGAGAACTGCCATTTGCTTGCCAATACTgtgaatataaatgtaataGTGGATCTAATCTAAAAAAACATTGTACTCGTAAACATACCAAATAA